In one Pseudodesulfovibrio tunisiensis genomic region, the following are encoded:
- a CDS encoding dihydroorotate dehydrogenase electron transfer subunit — protein sequence MSLRNCRNVKVLDVVPVGQSKRPGEFFEIKLEYPDWDGWKPGQFVMIRPVSWDLEIVWGRPFSISSVGDGSLTLFIQKVGRGTSRLAQLKPGDEVAIWGPLGNGFAVEPERPTLLLAGGIGIAPFRGYVENHAGPENLKLFLAHRVPLECYPYDSLSRTVECESMMERTPEDLQRIIARLHELVAEYAERDGLILCCGPTPFMRTVQSAAAEAGTRAQLSLENRMGCGVGACLGCVTKDGSGHNVQVCTRGPVFWSDNVEL from the coding sequence ATGTCCTTGAGAAATTGTCGAAATGTAAAAGTATTGGATGTGGTCCCTGTCGGTCAATCAAAAAGACCCGGGGAATTTTTCGAAATCAAGCTGGAATACCCGGATTGGGACGGGTGGAAGCCCGGCCAGTTCGTCATGATCCGGCCTGTGAGCTGGGACCTCGAGATCGTCTGGGGGCGTCCTTTTTCCATCAGCAGCGTGGGGGACGGCAGCCTGACCCTGTTCATTCAGAAGGTGGGGCGCGGCACGTCCCGGCTGGCGCAGCTCAAGCCCGGCGACGAGGTCGCCATATGGGGACCGCTGGGCAATGGTTTCGCCGTGGAGCCGGAAAGGCCCACCCTGCTGCTTGCGGGCGGAATCGGCATAGCTCCTTTTCGCGGATATGTCGAGAACCATGCCGGGCCGGAAAATCTGAAGCTGTTTCTGGCTCACCGCGTGCCTCTGGAATGCTATCCCTATGATTCCCTGAGTCGGACCGTGGAATGTGAAAGCATGATGGAGCGCACGCCCGAGGATTTGCAGCGCATCATAGCCCGACTCCACGAGCTCGTGGCCGAATATGCGGAAAGGGACGGCCTGATCCTGTGCTGCGGTCCCACCCCGTTCATGCGCACGGTGCAGTCCGCTGCTGCCGAGGCCGGGACCCGGGCGCAGCTTTCCCTGGAAAACCGGATGGGGTGCGGCGTGGGCGCGTGTCTGGGCTGCGTGACAAAGGACGGCAGCGGGCACAATGTGCAGGTCTGCACGCGCGGCCCGGTATTCTGGTCGGACAACGTGGAGCTGTAG
- a CDS encoding U32 family peptidase: MIELARQAGYKGELHLSTLSNVTHPAALEIAKKMGASRIVVPRELNLDEVKMMSEACPKGLDLEIFVHGALCNCISGRCYWSSFLGGKSGLRGRCVQPCRRLYRQGKADPQRLFSCMDLSLDVLTKPLLSLPGVNAWKVEGRKKGPHYVYYTISAYRMLRDNPNDAQAKKTAQELLDMALGRPSSHSLFLPQRPFMPIQPGGETSSGRLIGQIKRDGQKLYFETREALFPGDLVRVGYEDQPGHRTLSVRRRIPKRGRFDLPVRKQEKSGYLPSRTKVFLVDRREPELTKAIRDLEARLAANEAPASPESSFEPTRPKPFKPFRTKSHDVNLFRESPTGRIFGRQALWLDHKTLQSVPRASKGRTQWWLPPVIWPDEEKHIRSLIRDAVRNGANEFVCNAPWQVAFFTDRKNMTLIAGPYCNASNHYALDQLRKLGFSSAYAAPELPAEDALALAHGSPLPLGFVLKGLWPFGISRFLAEEVRLEDPIRSPMNEVCWVKKIGQNNWIFPGWEVDLSSERRALEKAGYKFFLSIRERWPKGFPRATRTSRFNWDLKLL; the protein is encoded by the coding sequence ATGATCGAACTCGCCAGACAGGCAGGCTACAAGGGCGAGCTGCACCTTTCCACCCTGTCCAACGTCACCCATCCCGCCGCATTGGAAATCGCGAAGAAAATGGGCGCGAGCCGGATCGTGGTACCCCGCGAGCTCAATCTCGACGAAGTCAAAATGATGTCCGAAGCCTGCCCCAAGGGACTGGATCTGGAAATATTCGTGCACGGCGCGCTGTGCAACTGCATTTCCGGCCGTTGCTACTGGAGCAGCTTTCTGGGTGGCAAATCCGGCCTGCGCGGACGTTGCGTCCAGCCCTGCCGCCGTCTCTACCGTCAGGGCAAGGCCGATCCCCAGCGCCTGTTTTCCTGCATGGACCTGTCGCTGGACGTGCTCACCAAGCCGCTCCTGTCTCTGCCCGGAGTCAACGCATGGAAAGTGGAAGGCCGCAAGAAAGGCCCCCACTACGTCTATTACACCATTTCCGCGTACCGCATGCTCCGGGACAACCCCAATGATGCCCAGGCCAAGAAGACTGCGCAGGAACTTCTTGATATGGCTCTCGGACGCCCGTCCTCGCATTCCCTGTTCCTGCCGCAGCGTCCGTTCATGCCCATCCAGCCCGGCGGGGAAACCAGCTCTGGCCGACTCATCGGCCAGATCAAGCGCGACGGCCAGAAGCTCTATTTCGAAACGCGCGAGGCCCTGTTTCCCGGCGATCTCGTGCGCGTCGGCTACGAGGACCAGCCCGGGCACCGCACCTTGAGCGTACGCCGCCGCATCCCCAAGCGCGGCCGTTTCGATCTGCCTGTTCGGAAGCAGGAAAAATCCGGGTATCTGCCCTCGCGCACCAAGGTATTTCTCGTGGACCGACGCGAACCCGAGCTGACCAAGGCCATTCGCGATCTGGAAGCCCGCCTTGCGGCAAACGAGGCTCCGGCCAGCCCGGAATCCTCGTTCGAGCCGACCAGACCCAAGCCGTTCAAGCCCTTTCGGACCAAGTCCCATGATGTCAACCTGTTCCGGGAATCGCCCACAGGCCGCATTTTCGGCAGGCAGGCCCTCTGGCTGGACCACAAGACGCTTCAGAGCGTGCCGCGCGCATCCAAGGGACGCACCCAGTGGTGGCTGCCGCCCGTGATCTGGCCGGATGAGGAAAAACACATCCGATCCCTGATCCGGGACGCCGTGCGCAACGGAGCCAATGAATTCGTGTGCAACGCGCCCTGGCAGGTCGCCTTTTTCACGGACCGCAAGAACATGACGCTCATTGCCGGACCGTACTGCAACGCCTCAAACCACTATGCGCTGGATCAGCTCCGCAAGCTCGGTTTTTCCTCGGCCTATGCAGCCCCGGAACTCCCGGCCGAAGACGCACTGGCTCTGGCGCACGGCTCTCCCCTGCCGCTGGGATTCGTGCTCAAGGGACTCTGGCCCTTCGGCATTTCCCGCTTCCTTGCCGAGGAAGTACGGCTGGAAGACCCGATCCGCTCGCCCATGAACGAGGTCTGCTGGGTCAAGAAGATCGGCCAGAACAACTGGATTTTCCCGGGCTGGGAAGTGGACCTGTCCTCGGAGCGACGCGCTCTTGAAAAAGCAGGGTACAAATTCTTTCTCAGCATCAGGGAACGCTGGCCCAAGGGCTTCCCCAGAGCAACCCGCACCAGTCGGTTCAACTGGGACCTGAAACTGCTCTAG